From Acanthopagrus latus isolate v.2019 chromosome 22, fAcaLat1.1, whole genome shotgun sequence, the proteins below share one genomic window:
- the grem1a gene encoding gremlin-1a has product MRTSPVLISTAVLALLLSSPRSTDADTFQGAIPHPNKYDPQEPDRCQQPAIGGLISRGAGPVTSTDEVLESSQEALHVTERRYLRLDWCKTQPLKQTIREEGCLSRTIINRFCYGQCNSFYIPRHNYQDGDVFQSCSACKPKTFSTVTYTLFCPGQTPSTRKKRIQRVKLCRCTTIDTD; this is encoded by the coding sequence ATGAGGACTTCGCCGGTGCTGATCTCCACAGCGGTTCTGGCGCTGCTGCTCAGCTCGCCGAGAAGTACGGACGCCGACACCTTTCAAGGCGCTATCCCTCACCCGAACAAGTACGACCCACAGGAACCGGATAGATGCCAACAGCCGGCCATCGGTGGACTCATTTCCCGCGGGGCAGGGCCCGTGACCTCCACCGACGAGGTGCTGGAGTCCAGCCAGGAGGCGCTGCACGTCACGGAGCGTCGCTACCTGCGGCTGGACTGGTGCAAGACGCAGCCGCTGAAGCAGACCATCCGCGAGGAGGGCTGCCTGAGCCGCACCATCATCAACCGCTTCTGCTACGGACAGTGCAACTCCTTCTACATCCCGAGGCACAACTACCAGGACGGGGACGTGTTTCAGTCCTGCTCTGCGTGCAAGCCCAAAACCTTCAGCACCGTCACGTACACCCTCTTCTGCCCGGGCCAGACGCCCAGCACCAGGAAGAAACGGATCCAGCGCGTAAAGCTGTGCCGCTGCACGACCATAGATACGGATTAG